In the Streptomyces sp. 840.1 genome, one interval contains:
- a CDS encoding acyl-CoA dehydrogenase family protein: MHLEYTPEQQQLRAELRAYFAALVPDNAYARYADPAAQKRFYRETIRRLGADGWLGVGWPAEYGGRGLSPMEQFIFFDEAAQAGVPLPLMALNTVGPTIMQFGTDEQKAYFLPKVLSGELDFAIGYSEPDAGTDLAALKTRAVREGDTYVVNGQKIWTTNGDTADWVWLAARTDPDAPPHKGITMLLVPTSDPGYSCTLINTLASHDTTASYYENIRVPVSRRVGEENKGWRLITNQLNHERVTLAAHGTMAIRALHNVRRWAADTRLADGRRVTDLGWVRTRLARTHTRLDAMKLLNWQMVSAVQHNTLTPQDASAVKVYGSEARRDAYAWLMEVVGSAGPLKEGSAGAVLHGELERGYRSAVIFTFGGGNNEIQREIISWIGLGMPRVRR; the protein is encoded by the coding sequence GTGCACCTCGAATACACGCCTGAGCAGCAGCAGTTGCGCGCCGAGCTGCGCGCATACTTCGCCGCCCTGGTCCCCGACAACGCCTACGCGCGCTACGCGGACCCCGCGGCGCAGAAGCGCTTCTACCGGGAGACCATCCGGCGCCTGGGCGCGGACGGCTGGCTCGGCGTCGGCTGGCCCGCGGAGTACGGCGGACGCGGCCTGTCGCCGATGGAGCAGTTCATCTTCTTCGACGAGGCCGCGCAGGCCGGGGTCCCGCTGCCGCTGATGGCCCTCAACACCGTCGGCCCGACGATCATGCAGTTCGGCACCGACGAGCAGAAGGCCTACTTCCTGCCCAAGGTCCTCTCCGGTGAGCTCGACTTCGCGATCGGCTACAGCGAACCCGACGCGGGCACCGACCTCGCCGCCCTGAAGACCCGGGCGGTGCGCGAGGGCGACACCTACGTCGTCAACGGGCAGAAGATCTGGACGACCAACGGCGACACCGCCGACTGGGTCTGGCTCGCCGCCCGCACCGACCCGGACGCCCCGCCGCACAAGGGCATCACCATGCTCCTGGTCCCGACGTCCGACCCCGGCTACTCCTGCACCCTGATCAACACCCTCGCCTCGCACGACACCACCGCGAGCTACTACGAGAACATCCGCGTCCCCGTCTCCCGCCGGGTCGGTGAGGAGAACAAGGGCTGGCGGCTCATCACCAACCAGCTCAACCACGAACGCGTCACCCTCGCGGCCCACGGCACCATGGCCATCCGCGCCCTGCACAACGTCCGCCGCTGGGCCGCCGACACCCGCCTGGCCGACGGCCGCCGCGTCACCGACCTCGGCTGGGTCCGCACCCGCCTCGCCCGCACCCACACCCGCCTGGACGCCATGAAACTGCTCAACTGGCAGATGGTGTCCGCCGTCCAGCACAACACCCTCACCCCGCAGGACGCCTCCGCCGTGAAGGTCTACGGCTCCGAGGCGCGCCGCGACGCCTACGCCTGGCTCATGGAGGTCGTCGGCTCGGCCGGCCCGCTCAAGGAGGGCTCGGCGGGCGCCGTCCTGCACGGCGAACTCGAACGCGGCTACCGCTCAGCGGTCATCTTCACCTTCGGCGGCGGCAACAACGAGATCCAGCGGGAGATCATCTCCTGGATCGGGCTCGGGATGCCGCGCGTACGGCGCTGA